A genomic region of Methanosarcina thermophila TM-1 contains the following coding sequences:
- a CDS encoding protein-glutamate methylesterase/protein-glutamine glutaminase, producing the protein MTIRALIVDDSALIRKLLSDILSRDPNIEVIGTAVNGKDGLEKIDKLKPDVVLLDNVMPVLDGLKTLARIMKECPTPVVIVSALGERAKEITLTAFEYGAVDVIQKPEGILSQSMPDIAEEICRKVRAAAKANLENLKCMRNQELVEPEINGMREKTEKSRPQRENVFVRNVLAIGASTGGPRALEKLISAFPADIPAAILVVQHMPPGFTTSLCKRLSLKTALRVKEAQEGDRVEEGTVLVAPGNYHMEIVQRTVNGRKREIVHLSSGPKELGSRPSVNALFRSIAPIYGSRVVSLVLTGMSCDGADGAEEVKKMGGKIIAEAESSCVIYGMPKEIVKRNLADFVLPLNKMAEKIIKMIS; encoded by the coding sequence ATGACTATCCGCGCACTCATAGTAGATGATTCTGCTTTAATTCGCAAGCTTCTTTCCGATATTCTCAGTAGAGACCCAAATATCGAGGTCATAGGAACAGCAGTTAATGGAAAGGACGGACTTGAAAAGATTGATAAATTGAAGCCTGATGTTGTTCTTCTAGACAATGTTATGCCTGTCCTTGATGGTCTCAAAACTCTTGCGCGAATTATGAAAGAGTGTCCGACTCCTGTTGTGATAGTCTCAGCCCTTGGGGAGAGAGCTAAAGAAATTACGCTTACAGCTTTTGAATACGGCGCAGTGGATGTAATCCAGAAACCTGAAGGAATTCTCAGTCAGAGCATGCCAGACATAGCAGAAGAAATTTGTAGAAAAGTCCGGGCAGCTGCAAAAGCCAATCTTGAAAATCTGAAATGCATGCGAAATCAAGAACTGGTAGAGCCGGAAATAAATGGAATGAGAGAAAAAACAGAAAAGAGCAGACCCCAGAGAGAAAATGTTTTCGTGAGAAACGTGCTTGCAATAGGCGCATCCACTGGAGGTCCAAGAGCCCTGGAGAAGCTCATAAGTGCATTTCCTGCCGACATTCCTGCCGCAATCCTGGTAGTACAACATATGCCTCCAGGTTTTACGACATCTCTTTGTAAAAGACTTAGTTTAAAAACAGCCCTCAGGGTAAAAGAAGCACAGGAGGGGGACAGGGTAGAAGAAGGGACTGTCCTTGTAGCCCCTGGAAATTATCATATGGAAATCGTACAGAGAACCGTAAACGGTCGAAAAAGAGAAATCGTGCATCTTTCATCTGGCCCGAAAGAGCTGGGCTCAAGACCGTCAGTAAATGCCCTTTTCAGGTCTATTGCCCCGATTTATGGTTCCAGAGTGGTTTCCCTCGTTCTGACAGGAATGAGCTGCGATGGAGCGGATGGAGCTGAGGAAGTTAAAAAAATGGGAGGAAAAATAATTGCTGAGGCAGAGAGTTCATGTGTAATTTACGGAATGCCAAAAGAGATTGTGAAGCGAAATCTTGCAGATTTTGTGCTTCCTCTGAACAAAATGGCTGAAAAGATTATAAAAATGATAAGCTAA
- a CDS encoding response regulator, which yields MARVMIVDDAEFMRMIIRDILLMHGHEVVAEVGDGEEAIQTYLEVKPDIVLMDIIMPDMDGREALQKLLTVDPEAKIVMCSSLGQQALITESMKIGAMGFIVKPFEPNGMLDVIRKIAEPN from the coding sequence ATGGCCAGAGTTATGATCGTGGATGATGCCGAATTTATGCGAATGATAATTAGAGATATCCTTCTTATGCATGGACATGAAGTGGTTGCTGAGGTAGGTGACGGGGAAGAGGCTATTCAGACATATCTCGAAGTAAAGCCCGATATTGTGTTAATGGATATAATTATGCCAGATATGGATGGAAGAGAGGCACTGCAAAAGCTTCTTACTGTGGACCCGGAAGCAAAGATAGTAATGTGCTCCTCCCTTGGACAACAGGCGCTCATAACCGAATCAATGAAGATAGGTGCTATGGGTTTTATTGTAAAGCCTTTTGAGCCTAATGGAATGCTGGATGTAATTCGGAAAATCGCTGAACCAAATTAG
- a CDS encoding response regulator, producing the protein MPKILIVEDNLLNLTVEANLLKSFGYEPKKAKNGFEALEILNKAKIDLILLDMELPKMNGLELLQRIKHNPETRSVRVVAVTGHSDSESREKFLKAGCHAVVAKPINFGDFGSQVEKFLTSSEP; encoded by the coding sequence GTGCCCAAAATCCTGATTGTTGAAGATAATTTACTCAATCTGACGGTTGAAGCCAACTTACTTAAATCTTTTGGGTATGAACCGAAAAAGGCTAAAAATGGATTTGAAGCTCTTGAGATTCTCAATAAAGCGAAAATTGATCTAATATTGCTTGATATGGAACTCCCTAAAATGAATGGTCTTGAGCTGCTTCAAAGAATCAAACATAATCCTGAAACCCGAAGCGTTAGGGTAGTTGCAGTTACAGGTCATTCAGACTCCGAAAGTAGAGAGAAGTTTCTTAAGGCTGGATGTCATGCTGTTGTCGCCAAACCCATAAATTTTGGCGATTTTGGCTCGCAGGTCGAAAAATTTCTTACAAGTTCAGAACCCTGA
- a CDS encoding methyl-accepting chemotaxis protein, translating to MGIEAEKLEVRVRVKKMYKTTKIGHVVIGFALLLILIFFVGYTGYQGMSDVEKKSRAIQNMTFIMNNMQGALGAQEYYVIHGDPHYKNETYRRLDLVPTQAAISKEIYLGYLDPANQERMDAVLETSKKFRENFDSYVAAENEETALRTDIVSNGELILQKADEIYQDQMLQYEQYQENDSSSEILQQKLSNAQEAQKVSILAMRAQNEYQSYIITSENEHAENFDRLMEDIIEVTGDLKEQMVEPEDVERGDSIIASAREIQTAFDRLKVLKERKAAEMQNMALIAAEVEGIAQEASADQKARLDTLITDSMNKIFLVTFLSILIGALLVFVILNVYRKPIYELLEAAERISEGDLNVQIKGNSRSEISQLSEAFKSMVESLQSLIKGIQESSIHLSTLSEEMSASSEEVASASRKISDTAAEISNGAEIQSAKIVDITHAMRDMTHNIQEIADNTQKVSKNTNLVNNTVNNIGDASREILSKMDLIRSSVDETQNVIMDLDSKSQQIYEIVTLITRIADQTNMLALNAAIEAARAGEHGRGFSVVADEVRKLADESGRAANSISKLIDEIRSSISETVESIEASKKDVQIGSQSVSNAVEMVAGIVSTINEITNMIEDIAAATEEQSASIEEITSTLEDISSISEQSAAGTQETAAALEEQSASMSELANMASDLSLLGEKMRKATEKFKLGDSKEGSESTVG from the coding sequence ATGGGTATAGAGGCAGAGAAGCTGGAGGTACGGGTGAGGGTGAAAAAGATGTATAAAACCACAAAAATAGGGCATGTAGTTATAGGTTTTGCTCTTCTTCTGATTTTGATTTTTTTTGTTGGGTACACAGGCTATCAGGGTATGAGCGATGTTGAGAAAAAGAGCCGAGCCATTCAAAACATGACCTTTATCATGAATAACATGCAGGGAGCCCTGGGAGCTCAGGAATATTATGTTATTCATGGTGACCCTCATTATAAGAACGAGACTTATAGACGTCTTGATCTTGTACCCACACAGGCAGCTATATCCAAGGAAATATATCTGGGCTATCTTGACCCTGCTAATCAGGAACGGATGGATGCCGTTCTGGAGACGTCGAAGAAATTTAGAGAAAATTTTGACAGTTATGTTGCAGCAGAGAATGAAGAGACTGCTCTGAGGACCGATATTGTCTCAAATGGCGAGCTTATTCTGCAGAAAGCGGATGAGATCTATCAGGACCAGATGCTTCAATATGAACAGTATCAGGAGAACGATTCATCGAGTGAGATTCTCCAGCAAAAATTGTCCAATGCTCAGGAAGCCCAGAAAGTCAGCATACTTGCAATGAGAGCTCAAAATGAATATCAGAGCTATATAATTACTTCCGAAAATGAGCATGCGGAAAACTTCGATCGGCTTATGGAAGATATAATTGAAGTCACCGGGGACTTGAAAGAGCAGATGGTGGAACCTGAAGATGTTGAGCGTGGAGATTCAATAATTGCCAGTGCCAGAGAAATCCAGACTGCATTTGATCGCCTGAAAGTTCTTAAAGAAAGAAAGGCTGCTGAGATGCAGAATATGGCACTCATAGCTGCGGAGGTTGAAGGAATTGCTCAGGAGGCCAGTGCTGACCAGAAAGCGAGACTTGATACTCTGATAACAGATTCTATGAATAAAATCTTCCTGGTTACTTTTCTTTCAATACTTATCGGTGCCTTACTTGTTTTTGTAATTCTGAATGTCTACAGGAAACCTATTTACGAATTACTTGAAGCAGCCGAAAGGATCTCTGAGGGAGACCTCAATGTTCAGATAAAAGGGAATTCCAGGAGTGAAATCTCTCAACTATCAGAGGCTTTTAAATCAATGGTTGAGAGCCTTCAAAGTCTGATCAAAGGAATTCAGGAAAGTTCAATTCATCTCTCCACACTTTCGGAGGAGATGTCTGCCTCTTCTGAAGAAGTAGCGTCGGCGTCAAGAAAAATTTCTGACACCGCAGCTGAGATCTCAAACGGGGCAGAAATACAGAGTGCAAAGATAGTGGATATAACTCATGCAATGCGGGACATGACCCATAATATCCAGGAAATTGCGGACAACACTCAGAAAGTTTCTAAAAATACAAATCTTGTTAATAATACTGTAAATAATATTGGAGATGCTTCAAGAGAAATCCTGTCAAAAATGGATCTTATTCGCTCCTCCGTTGATGAGACCCAGAATGTGATAATGGATCTGGACTCTAAATCTCAGCAGATCTATGAGATTGTAACTCTTATTACCCGAATTGCGGACCAGACAAATATGCTTGCACTGAATGCTGCAATTGAGGCTGCCCGAGCTGGCGAACACGGCCGAGGTTTCTCTGTTGTGGCTGATGAGGTCCGAAAACTTGCTGATGAATCTGGCCGCGCAGCGAATAGTATTTCCAAACTGATCGACGAAATAAGAAGCAGCATCAGCGAAACCGTTGAAAGCATAGAAGCCAGCAAGAAAGATGTGCAGATCGGCTCACAATCCGTTAGCAATGCAGTTGAAATGGTTGCGGGGATTGTTTCTACAATCAATGAAATCACAAATATGATAGAGGACATTGCAGCCGCTACAGAGGAGCAGTCCGCATCCATTGAAGAGATCACTTCCACCCTGGAAGATATTTCCTCAATCTCGGAGCAGTCAGCCGCAGGGACCCAGGAAACTGCTGCAGCTCTTGAGGAACAGAGTGCTTCAATGTCAGAACTTGCCAATATGGCAAGCGACCTTTCTTTGCTTGGAGAAAAGATGAGAAAAGCTACGGAGAAATTCAAGCTTGGTGACTCAAAAGAAGGTTCAGAAAGTACAGTGGGTTAA
- a CDS encoding chemotaxis protein CheW, whose product MFEETLEENSKLQEESLHLVTFELSGEEFGVDIMQVSEVIPVPRITRIPQAPECVKGLINLRGKILVVIDLNKRLGFQPKDTDSLSRILIVEVKDTVTGMLVNSVKEVMHLPLSSIEPPPEIIKSKINSEYLTGVGKVGDRLLIILNLAKVLGEEEIEELNELSSAKENI is encoded by the coding sequence ATGTTTGAAGAGACATTAGAAGAGAATTCAAAGCTCCAGGAAGAAAGTCTCCATTTAGTAACCTTTGAGCTCTCAGGCGAAGAGTTCGGAGTAGATATCATGCAGGTCTCTGAAGTTATTCCTGTCCCGAGAATCACCCGCATTCCTCAGGCTCCTGAATGCGTAAAAGGACTCATTAACCTGCGGGGAAAAATTCTCGTGGTGATAGATCTTAATAAGCGGCTTGGCTTTCAGCCAAAAGATACCGACAGCTTGTCCAGAATTCTCATAGTGGAAGTCAAAGATACCGTCACTGGAATGCTTGTAAATTCTGTAAAGGAAGTTATGCACCTGCCTCTCTCTTCAATTGAACCGCCCCCTGAGATAATCAAATCGAAAATCAATTCAGAATATCTAACCGGTGTCGGAAAAGTGGGGGACAGGCTTCTTATTATTCTGAATCTTGCGAAAGTACTTGGAGAAGAAGAAATTGAAGAACTTAATGAACTGTCCTCTGCTAAAGAAAATATTTAA
- a CDS encoding GntT/GntP/DsdX family permease encodes MHPVIIFFLALFLILLLTARFRLHPFLSLILVSVFTGILAGEPLSTVEAITKGLGSVFSRFAIIITCGSVIGILLQSTGGMSLIASDIIRFSRNPLLALNLFGFLFSVPLMCYILAYVIFIPITKELAARLDDPLISTATALALGAVASFNLVYPSPVVISAAGELSAALTGFLSWDFLLQFRFPLQVTFMPDGLEKLNSKAFLIE; translated from the coding sequence ATGCATCCTGTGATTATATTTTTTCTCGCCCTTTTCTTAATTCTGCTTCTTACAGCTAGATTCAGGTTGCACCCTTTTCTTAGCCTTATTCTTGTATCTGTGTTTACGGGCATTCTTGCAGGAGAACCCCTGAGTACGGTTGAAGCGATAACCAAAGGGTTAGGCAGTGTTTTTTCCCGTTTTGCTATCATTATTACATGTGGAAGTGTCATCGGAATTCTGCTGCAGAGCACGGGAGGAATGTCCTTAATAGCTTCTGATATTATACGTTTTTCCAGAAATCCTCTGCTTGCTCTGAATCTCTTTGGTTTTCTTTTTTCTGTGCCCCTGATGTGTTACATTCTTGCCTATGTTATCTTTATTCCAATAACTAAAGAGTTGGCTGCCAGACTTGATGACCCCCTTATTTCCACTGCAACTGCACTTGCACTTGGGGCTGTTGCCTCGTTTAACCTGGTCTACCCATCACCTGTAGTAATTTCGGCAGCGGGGGAACTCTCAGCAGCATTGACAGGCTTTTTATCCTGGGACTTCTTGTTGCAGTTCCGGTTTCCATTGCAGGTTACCTTTATGCCAGATGGCTTGGAGAAACTGAACTCAAAAGCATTTCTAATAGAGTAA
- a CDS encoding metal-dependent transcriptional regulator, translated as MNDQSYPEFTGLELSPRKVDYLKFILEKGGTVKTTEISSGLQVDPSTTSKTLNELASAGYLNHVPYKGVDLTEMGKAYTQFLVRRHRILSLLLTHYGLSSKEACDEVSRFEAFVSRDAVNKICNSMGHPMFGVCGEISHEKCLHEENHHSVPK; from the coding sequence ATGAACGATCAAAGCTATCCTGAATTTACAGGTCTTGAACTCTCCCCAAGAAAGGTAGATTATCTCAAGTTCATTCTTGAAAAAGGAGGTACTGTAAAAACTACAGAAATATCCTCTGGTCTGCAGGTTGACCCTTCAACTACAAGCAAAACCTTAAACGAGCTTGCAAGTGCAGGCTACCTGAATCACGTCCCCTACAAGGGTGTAGACCTGACTGAAATGGGAAAAGCATATACCCAATTTCTTGTCCGAAGACACAGGATTCTCAGTCTTCTTTTAACCCACTACGGGCTTTCTTCGAAGGAGGCATGTGATGAGGTCTCACGCTTTGAAGCTTTTGTCTCCAGGGACGCCGTAAATAAAATCTGCAACTCAATGGGTCATCCGATGTTTGGAGTATGTGGAGAAATAAGTCATGAAAAGTGCCTGCATGAAGAAAATCATCATTCAGTGCCGAAATAA
- a CDS encoding metal ABC transporter solute-binding protein, Zn/Mn family: MNLKILPLLMLLTVGLSLFASGCMSPGDSQVNGSTGQAVEKAETGEPIIVAVSVLPQAEFVEKVGGDKVKTIVVIPPGADPHTYEPSPRELREVSKARMYVTVGTGMPFEEVWIRRFESASSETLIVNTSSGIELKELAAHGEEETKGRPPGELEGHEGESVTDAHKEELDPHIWTSPANAKIMVENIYEGLVTLDPENKEYYAQNRDAYLKELDALDARIREKLEGKKGRNFMVFHPSWGYFAAEYGLTMITIETEGKEPSAQDMAKIVDIAKEKQVRVIFVQPQFSTRSAQAVAEEIDGEVIAVDPLAKDYIKNMDRVSDVFARNLV, encoded by the coding sequence ATGAATCTGAAAATTCTACCTTTATTGATGCTCTTGACTGTAGGTTTGAGCCTTTTTGCCAGCGGTTGCATGAGTCCAGGCGATTCCCAGGTAAATGGAAGTACAGGACAGGCAGTAGAAAAAGCAGAAACAGGTGAGCCTATAATTGTAGCTGTAAGTGTACTTCCTCAAGCCGAATTTGTAGAAAAAGTGGGTGGAGATAAAGTAAAAACCATTGTCGTCATTCCTCCGGGAGCAGATCCTCACACTTATGAGCCTTCTCCAAGAGAACTGAGGGAAGTAAGCAAAGCTCGTATGTATGTAACGGTCGGAACTGGAATGCCCTTTGAGGAGGTCTGGATCAGGAGGTTTGAAAGCGCCAGCAGTGAGACTCTTATTGTAAACACTTCTAGCGGAATTGAGCTGAAGGAGCTTGCTGCCCACGGTGAAGAAGAGACGAAAGGAAGACCTCCAGGCGAGCTTGAAGGACATGAGGGCGAATCTGTGACTGATGCACATAAAGAGGAGCTTGATCCCCATATCTGGACGTCTCCTGCAAATGCAAAAATAATGGTTGAAAATATTTACGAGGGGCTTGTGACACTCGACCCTGAGAACAAAGAATACTATGCCCAGAACAGGGATGCTTACCTTAAGGAACTTGATGCCCTGGATGCCAGAATCCGGGAAAAACTCGAGGGAAAAAAAGGAAGGAATTTCATGGTTTTTCATCCATCCTGGGGATATTTTGCAGCAGAGTACGGGCTTACAATGATTACTATTGAAACTGAGGGAAAAGAACCGAGCGCTCAGGACATGGCGAAAATTGTGGACATTGCAAAAGAAAAACAGGTTAGGGTGATCTTTGTCCAGCCTCAATTCAGCACACGGAGTGCGCAGGCTGTAGCCGAAGAGATAGATGGTGAGGTTATAGCTGTAGACCCGCTTGCAAAGGATTACATTAAAAACATGGATAGGGTGTCCGATGTTTTTGCCCGAAACCTTGTGTGA
- a CDS encoding metal ABC transporter ATP-binding protein, which yields MEKVIELKDVWVRYGNQTILEGINLELKEPNGLLGIIGPNGGGKTTFLKVLLGLLKPYRGSVKLFGKPPEKSRELVGYVPQYKGFDFDFPISVWEVVLTGRMSHTGLLKNYREEDRKAAEDALKTVEMFEYRDRQIGQLSGGQRQRVFIARALATNPKLLLLDEPNSGLDPHMQDELYRLLDRLKHKMAIIMVTHDLSAVSVYVDKIACLNRKLHYHNSKEIPIEDLEATYQCPVELIAHGMPHRVLSNHEGNP from the coding sequence ATGGAGAAGGTCATAGAACTGAAAGATGTCTGGGTTCGCTATGGAAATCAGACAATTCTTGAGGGAATAAATCTGGAGCTTAAAGAGCCCAACGGACTGCTTGGAATAATCGGACCCAATGGGGGAGGAAAGACCACATTTCTCAAAGTGCTCCTGGGGCTCTTGAAGCCTTACAGGGGTAGTGTGAAGCTCTTTGGGAAACCTCCCGAGAAGAGCAGGGAGCTTGTAGGCTATGTCCCTCAATATAAAGGGTTTGACTTTGATTTTCCTATCAGCGTCTGGGAAGTTGTGCTTACGGGGAGGATGAGCCATACGGGTCTTTTGAAAAATTATAGGGAAGAAGACAGAAAAGCTGCTGAAGATGCCCTGAAGACGGTAGAGATGTTTGAGTATAGAGACAGGCAGATAGGGCAACTCTCTGGTGGGCAGCGGCAAAGGGTCTTCATTGCACGGGCTCTTGCTACAAACCCCAAACTCCTGCTTCTGGATGAACCCAATTCTGGGCTTGACCCTCATATGCAGGATGAACTTTACCGCCTGCTGGATAGGCTCAAACATAAGATGGCGATTATCATGGTTACTCACGATTTAAGTGCTGTTTCGGTTTATGTTGATAAAATAGCTTGCTTAAACCGCAAACTCCATTACCATAACTCTAAGGAAATCCCGATTGAAGACCTTGAAGCCACTTATCAGTGCCCTGTTGAACTAATTGCCCATGGTATGCCTCACAGAGTGCTGAGTAACCACGAGGGAAATCCCTGA
- a CDS encoding metal ABC transporter permease → MFELLQYSFIQNALAAAVLASIACGIIGVYVVVKKIVFISGGIAHASFGGIGLGYYLGVNPMYGVLPFSLISALIMGTVSKRSKIPEDSAIGILWSLGMALGIIFVYMTPGYAPDLMTYLFGNILTVPRSDLYFMLALDILIVCAVYLFYKEFLALSFDEEFTTVQGLPTEKLYLFLLCIIALTVVVLIKVVGIILVIALLTIPATLSRRFTHNLKQMMLISILFGTVISVTGIGLSYALDVPSGATIILVLSLIYGLTAFGMEILENRRSSGGLERS, encoded by the coding sequence ATGTTTGAGCTTCTGCAATACAGTTTTATCCAGAATGCCCTTGCAGCTGCAGTTCTTGCAAGCATAGCCTGCGGGATTATTGGGGTCTATGTTGTCGTCAAAAAAATAGTCTTCATTAGTGGTGGAATAGCCCATGCTTCCTTTGGGGGCATCGGGCTGGGTTATTATCTTGGAGTCAACCCCATGTACGGGGTCCTTCCCTTCAGCTTGATTTCAGCTCTTATAATGGGAACCGTAAGCAAGAGATCTAAAATTCCGGAAGACAGCGCTATAGGTATACTCTGGTCGCTTGGAATGGCACTTGGTATAATTTTCGTCTATATGACCCCTGGCTATGCCCCTGATCTTATGACCTATCTTTTTGGAAACATTTTGACAGTACCCCGCTCTGACCTTTACTTTATGCTGGCTCTTGATATCCTGATAGTATGTGCAGTTTATCTGTTTTATAAGGAGTTCCTTGCCCTCTCTTTTGATGAAGAATTCACAACTGTGCAGGGGCTTCCTACAGAGAAGCTTTATCTTTTCCTGCTCTGTATTATTGCCTTGACAGTCGTAGTTCTTATTAAAGTCGTAGGAATTATTCTTGTGATCGCGCTTCTTACCATTCCTGCTACCCTTAGTCGAAGATTCACTCATAACTTGAAGCAAATGATGCTGATTTCCATACTCTTCGGAACTGTGATCAGCGTTACTGGAATAGGCCTTTCGTATGCTCTGGATGTCCCATCTGGTGCAACGATTATTCTCGTACTGAGTCTTATATACGGACTTACAGCTTTTGGGATGGAGATACTTGAGAATAGAAGAAGCTCAGGGGGTTTAGAGAGATCCTGA
- a CDS encoding nuclease-related domain-containing protein, protein MRYSAECDKIETEIKELETEIGNLEREIESRSLEIKNNISQRIKDLESEIYELENIRFSLSSLFSYLRAKLALYNKTRLIQDLRLNPQKEINKLLREEYSEFQDLNNRYAYLKSNKNEEIERWLQPLSENLERINKIKSTNEYKGAIGELEVIKNLENLSESYFLLNDLFLELDEYITFQGSKLKSAQIDHLVVGPTGVYVIEVKNWSYEYVQKVFRENSYTPYDQIQRSSYLTYRYLNNLKYGNMFQKIYFRLAKDEIEVKSIIAVTGADIPYIKEKHTAVVRSNELSDYIKRGYQILSPDEAREIAEKLSYRVL, encoded by the coding sequence TTGAGATATTCGGCTGAATGTGATAAAATTGAAACTGAAATAAAAGAACTGGAAACCGAAATAGGTAATCTTGAAAGAGAGATAGAATCAAGGTCGCTCGAAATTAAGAACAATATTAGTCAGAGGATAAAGGATCTCGAGAGTGAGATTTATGAGCTCGAGAATATCAGATTTAGCCTGAGTTCCCTATTTTCGTACTTAAGAGCTAAATTAGCCTTATATAATAAGACAAGGCTCATTCAGGATTTGAGGCTCAATCCTCAAAAAGAGATCAATAAATTGCTTCGAGAAGAATACTCTGAGTTCCAAGACTTGAATAACAGATATGCCTATTTAAAAAGTAACAAGAATGAAGAGATAGAAAGGTGGCTACAGCCTCTCTCTGAGAACCTTGAGAGGATAAACAAAATCAAAAGTACCAATGAATATAAAGGTGCAATTGGAGAGCTTGAGGTAATCAAAAACCTTGAAAATTTATCTGAGAGTTATTTCTTACTTAATGATTTATTTCTGGAGCTTGATGAGTACATAACTTTTCAGGGCTCGAAACTAAAATCAGCCCAGATAGATCATCTGGTTGTGGGTCCAACAGGAGTTTATGTCATTGAGGTAAAGAACTGGAGTTATGAATATGTCCAGAAAGTATTCAGAGAGAACTCCTATACACCTTACGATCAAATTCAAAGAAGCAGTTACCTTACTTACAGATATCTGAATAATCTTAAATACGGGAATATGTTTCAAAAAATTTATTTCCGACTTGCAAAAGACGAGATAGAGGTAAAGTCAATAATAGCTGTCACTGGTGCAGACATTCCCTATATAAAAGAAAAACATACGGCTGTAGTGCGTTCAAACGAGTTAAGTGACTACATAAAAAGAGGCTATCAGATTCTTTCTCCTGATGAAGCCCGTGAGATTGCCGAAAAACTAAGCTATCGAGTTCTGTAA
- the porB gene encoding pyruvate synthase subunit PorB: MSKPAPKTYISSGHSGCAGCCDAFAAKFTLMGSGPDTIVVNPTGCLEAMSTPFPNSAWQVPWIHSLFENAGAVASGVEAALKALGRKNNTKIVVIGGDGSTMDIGIGALSGAFERGHDFTYVCMDNEAYMNTGIQRSSGTPYGASTTTSPAGKISFGNPRPKKDMPAIMAAHGSPYVATASIGYPRDMMRKVKKATEIVGPTYIHAHAPCTTGWGFDTSKTLEIAKLAVETCLWPLYEMENGEITQVRKIKNPRPVEEYLKTQKRFKHLFTMEGGEEEIKKIQAIADWNIEHFGLQ; this comes from the coding sequence ATGAGCAAACCCGCACCAAAAACATACATCAGCTCAGGGCATAGCGGCTGTGCAGGCTGCTGTGATGCCTTTGCTGCGAAATTCACACTTATGGGCTCAGGCCCTGATACCATTGTAGTTAACCCTACAGGCTGCCTTGAAGCAATGTCCACACCTTTCCCGAATTCTGCCTGGCAGGTTCCCTGGATCCACTCCCTCTTTGAAAACGCAGGCGCAGTTGCATCTGGGGTTGAAGCTGCGTTAAAAGCCCTGGGAAGAAAGAACAACACCAAGATTGTAGTAATCGGTGGCGACGGTTCGACCATGGACATCGGAATTGGCGCCCTCTCAGGCGCTTTTGAGCGAGGACACGACTTCACCTATGTCTGTATGGACAACGAAGCCTACATGAACACCGGGATTCAGCGCAGCAGTGGAACTCCATACGGTGCCAGCACAACAACAAGTCCGGCAGGAAAAATTTCCTTTGGTAACCCACGCCCCAAAAAAGATATGCCTGCCATTATGGCAGCCCACGGCTCTCCATATGTAGCCACAGCCTCGATAGGCTACCCGAGGGACATGATGCGTAAGGTCAAGAAAGCTACCGAAATCGTTGGTCCTACCTACATCCACGCACACGCCCCCTGTACAACAGGCTGGGGCTTTGACACCTCAAAGACCCTTGAGATCGCCAAATTAGCAGTCGAAACCTGCCTCTGGCCCCTTTATGAGATGGAAAATGGGGAAATTACACAGGTCAGAAAAATCAAGAACCCAAGACCGGTTGAAGAGTACCTCAAGACCCAGAAAAGGTTCAAGCATCTCTTCACCATGGAAGGTGGAGAAGAAGAAATAAAGAAAATCCAGGCAATAGCAGACTGGAACATAGAACACTTCGGACTTCAGTGA